A window of Agrobacterium vitis genomic DNA:
AGGCGCCAAATCTAGGCGGCTGGCCGCGGTTCGCAGATGTGAAAACGCCGATTAAACCATGCGACGGGTGTTGTGTCCCGCTCTACTGTCGATACATCGACAATACGGCCGATCAACAGTTGATGGTCGCCTTCCGACTGGGCCCGCTCAAGGGTACAGTGAAAACACGTGTCGAATTCACTCAGAATCGGCACGCCGGATGGCGATAATTTAAAATCGATATCGCTGAACTTGTCTGCGCGGCTGGACGCAAAGCGCATAGCAATATCCTGCTGCGGCTCAGCAACGACATGGACCGCGAAATGCCCATGGTCGAGGATGGCAGACAGCGTTGTGGAACTTTGCGCCAAACCAAGCATGACGAGAGGGGGTGTGAATGACAAAGAGGTGAAACTGCTCACAGTTGCACCAACCATTTCACCGCCACAA
This region includes:
- a CDS encoding flavin reductase family protein — translated: MVSSSAKLHDPEEGSAANFPDIDNLKIAFGQLPSGVVIVTSQGCGGEMVGATVSSFTSLSFTPPLVMLGLAQSSTTLSAILDHGHFAVHVVAEPQQDIAMRFASSRADKFSDIDFKLSPSGVPILSEFDTCFHCTLERAQSEGDHQLLIGRIVDVSTVERDTTPVAWFNRRFHICEPRPAA